Proteins from one Monodelphis domestica isolate mMonDom1 chromosome 6, mMonDom1.pri, whole genome shotgun sequence genomic window:
- the LOC100017499 gene encoding ras-related protein Rap-1A-like: MKQSLPVLKELIFSALTAQCVQGIFVENYDPTIEDSYRKQVEVDCQQRVPGILDPAGTEQFTATRDLYMKNGQGFALVYSITAQSTLSDLQDSREQISRVKDTEDVPMILAGNKCDLEDERVVGKEQGQHLARQWCNCAFLESSAKSKINANEIFYDLVRQINRKTPVEKKPKKKSGCCFGPHHATALSQITGMKNCCLIGKCQHSRLQKTIN, from the coding sequence atgaaacagtccctccctgtcctcaaggagcttatattctctgCTTTGACTGCACAGTGTGTCCAAGGAATCTTTGTTGAAAACTATGATCCTACAATAGAAGACTCCTACAGAAAGCAAGTTGAGGTTGATTGCCAACAGCGTGTGCCTGGAATCCTCGATCCAGCAGGAACAGAGCAATTTACAGCAACGAGAGATCTGTATATGAAGAATGGCCAAGGGTTTGCACTAGTCTATTCTATTACAGCTCAGTCCACGCTTAGTGACTTACAGGACTCGAGGGAACAGATTTCACGGGTTAAAGATACCGAAGATGTGCCCATGATTTTGGCTGGCAATAAATGTGACCTGGAAGATGAACGAGTAGTTGGCAAAGAACAGGGTCAGCATTTAGCAAGACAGTGGTGTAACTGTGCCTTTTTAGAGTCTTCTGCAAAGTCAAAGATCAATgctaatgagatattttatgacCTGGTCagacaaataaatagaaaaacaccAGTGGAAAAGAAACCGAAAAAGAAATCGGGCTGCTGCTTTGGACCCCACCATGCAACAGCTCTGAGCCAGATTACAGGAATGAAGAACTGTTGCCTCATTGGAAAGTGCCAGCATTCCAGACTTCAAAAaaccattaattaa